The Thermogemmata fonticola genome has a window encoding:
- a CDS encoding BBP7 family outer membrane beta-barrel protein, giving the protein MRKGVLGSIAAMAVGAGAAFGQAPPGPAPAGGVTPAMVWPGPSVVPTSGSGPVIPPPLPGMMPAEPLAEPGTGPMAAPLTYPPPGPYGAPRFDLPADATTGYGEAPRWWFSGEYLLWFTRGQPIRFPLVTTSAPNQGGILGNPTTIELVPGQDISYNGISGFRFNSGFYGDADRRFGPWINAFYTEEKGVNRQFSTSQPGPTSVGIPLLARPFIDTQDGASSLITANLAFGVGGTKVSTSTQTWGIEAAGLWNLYRSLPTDKVWHSLDLIAGYKFLQNRERLIIDSFTALNNAIFLPIFDFDPFGNPIFRGIQIIPIPVPVGGTSVGFPATVQVLDRISVTNRFNGGVFGLRYELRYGMWDLMTIGKVGIGNMHQVLDIYGHTAFANFATSQTGGSFGGLLANASNIGRYNNDEFAVIPELTANLGIHVTRSILLFAGYNFMWINRVARPGLQISPVVDSSTVPFHPNYGLTGRPPAPRGPLFIQDELWIHGVNFGMQIRY; this is encoded by the coding sequence ATGCGCAAAGGTGTATTGGGGTCGATAGCAGCAATGGCGGTGGGCGCAGGTGCGGCCTTCGGTCAGGCGCCCCCCGGACCGGCGCCAGCAGGCGGAGTCACGCCCGCGATGGTGTGGCCAGGACCCTCAGTGGTGCCGACCAGCGGAAGTGGACCCGTGATTCCGCCCCCCCTGCCGGGGATGATGCCAGCCGAACCTCTGGCTGAGCCGGGAACCGGTCCGATGGCTGCGCCGCTGACTTATCCGCCGCCGGGTCCTTATGGTGCTCCGCGCTTTGATCTGCCTGCCGACGCAACGACCGGCTACGGGGAAGCGCCCCGCTGGTGGTTCAGCGGCGAATATCTGCTCTGGTTCACACGGGGCCAGCCCATCCGCTTTCCGCTGGTCACTACTAGCGCCCCTAACCAAGGAGGAATCCTTGGCAATCCCACCACGATCGAATTAGTTCCCGGACAGGATATTTCGTACAACGGCATCAGCGGTTTCCGCTTCAACTCCGGCTTTTACGGCGATGCCGACCGGCGCTTCGGGCCGTGGATCAACGCCTTCTACACTGAAGAAAAAGGCGTCAACCGCCAGTTCTCTACATCCCAACCGGGACCGACTTCCGTGGGTATTCCTCTCCTTGCCCGCCCCTTCATTGACACCCAAGATGGGGCCAGCAGCCTGATTACTGCGAATTTGGCCTTCGGCGTGGGCGGTACCAAGGTGTCCACCAGCACGCAAACGTGGGGCATCGAGGCCGCCGGACTCTGGAACTTGTACCGCTCCTTACCCACGGACAAAGTCTGGCACAGCCTCGATCTCATCGCTGGTTACAAATTCCTGCAAAACCGGGAGCGGTTGATTATCGATAGCTTCACCGCTCTGAACAACGCGATCTTTTTGCCCATCTTCGACTTCGACCCGTTCGGCAACCCGATTTTCCGCGGCATTCAGATCATCCCGATTCCTGTCCCGGTCGGGGGAACCAGCGTCGGCTTCCCGGCGACTGTCCAGGTGCTGGACCGGATCAGCGTCACGAATCGGTTCAACGGAGGCGTCTTCGGCTTACGCTACGAGTTGCGTTATGGCATGTGGGACCTGATGACCATCGGCAAGGTCGGCATTGGTAACATGCACCAAGTTCTGGACATCTACGGTCACACGGCATTCGCCAACTTCGCCACGAGTCAGACGGGAGGCAGCTTCGGCGGGTTGCTGGCCAATGCCTCGAACATCGGCCGCTATAACAACGACGAGTTCGCCGTGATTCCGGAATTGACCGCCAACCTGGGCATCCACGTCACGCGTTCGATCCTGCTGTTTGCCGGTTACAACTTCATGTGGATCAATCGCGTCGCCCGTCCGGGGTTGCAAATCAGCCCCGTGGTGGACTCCTCGACGGTGCCCTTCCATCCGAACTATGGCCTAACAGGGCGTCCGCCGGCACCCCGTGGCCCCCTCTTCATTCAAGACGAGCTGTGGATTCACGGCGTCAACTTCGGCATGCAAATCCGCTACTAG
- the hisG gene encoding ATP phosphoribosyltransferase, producing MTQVLRLGLPAGSLQEATAELFRRAGYKLSFTSRSYYPSIDDPEIHCTLIRAQEMARYVRDGSLDCGLTGYDWIVENDAQDDVVELAELVFSKVSRRPVRWVLAVPQDSPIHTEQDLQGKRIATEVVNITQRWLAQRGITAQVEFSWGATEVKPPRLADAIVEATETGNSLRANNLRVVAEILTSTTRFIAHPAAAADPWKRQKMDDLVLMLRGAMAAEGKVGLMMNVRKVDVEKVLQVLPALQKPTISALSDPEWVDVMTIIDEDVVRHLIPRLKAAGACGIVEYPINKIIM from the coding sequence ATGACGCAGGTGTTGAGGTTAGGTTTGCCCGCGGGATCTCTCCAGGAAGCGACGGCTGAGTTGTTTCGCCGCGCCGGATACAAATTGTCGTTCACCAGCCGGAGTTATTACCCGAGCATCGACGATCCAGAAATTCACTGCACTCTGATCCGCGCTCAGGAAATGGCCCGATACGTGCGGGATGGATCGCTGGACTGCGGCCTGACGGGTTACGACTGGATCGTCGAGAACGACGCTCAGGACGACGTGGTGGAGTTAGCGGAGCTGGTGTTCAGCAAGGTAAGCCGCCGGCCGGTCCGCTGGGTGCTCGCCGTACCGCAGGATTCGCCGATTCACACCGAACAGGATCTGCAAGGCAAGCGGATCGCCACGGAGGTGGTCAACATCACCCAGCGCTGGCTAGCTCAGCGGGGCATTACGGCGCAGGTGGAGTTCAGTTGGGGAGCGACCGAAGTCAAACCGCCGCGCTTAGCCGATGCAATCGTCGAAGCCACCGAAACTGGGAACAGCTTGCGAGCGAACAATCTCCGCGTGGTCGCCGAAATCCTGACCAGCACCACCCGCTTCATCGCCCACCCGGCGGCTGCGGCGGACCCCTGGAAACGCCAGAAAATGGACGACTTGGTGCTCATGCTCCGCGGCGCGATGGCCGCTGAGGGCAAGGTGGGCCTGATGATGAACGTCCGCAAAGTGGATGTCGAGAAAGTCCTTCAGGTACTCCCCGCCTTGCAGAAACCCACCATTTCGGCGCTGTCCGACCCAGAATGGGTGGACGTTATGACCATTATCGATGAAGACGTCGTCCGCCACCTGATTCCCCGCCTCAAAGCCGCAGGGGCGTGCGGAATCGTGGAATATCCCATTAACAAGATCATCATGTAA